GCTTTGGCAAATCCCGCTATGCCCGGAACGTTTTCTGTTCCGGCTCTTTTGTTGAATTCATGGTGGCCGCCGTGCATGAACTGCTCTATCCTGGTGCCTTTTCTTATGAAAAGCGCGCCTATCCCTTTTGGCCCGTATACTTTGTGCCCTGACATGGAAAGCATATCAACGTTCAATTCATTTACATTGATAGGAATCTTGCCGGTTGACTGAACTGCATCGGTGTGGAAAGTGATCTCATTGTCTTTTGCTATTTTTCCTATTTCTTTGACCGGCAGGATAGTGCCCACTTCATTATTTGCATGCATTATGGTTATTAAGACAGTCTCTTTAGTTATAGCTTTTTTTACGTCTTCAGGGTCAACAAGGCCGTACTTGTCTACGGCAAGATAAGTTATTTTAAATCCGTTTTGGCCGAGGTATTGGCAGGTATTTAGTACAGCGGGGTGCTCTATGCTTGACGTTATAATATGGTTTCCTTTGTTTTTTTTCTCATAAGCAGTGCCTTTTATCGCAAAGTTGTCGCTTTCTGTCCCGCCGCTTGTAAAAATTACCTCTTCCGCCGCTGCCCCTATAAAAGAAGCAATCTGCTCCCTTGAATCTTCAACTGCTTTTCTTGCTTCCTGGCCGAACATGTGCACGCTTGAAGCATTTCCGAAGATGTCCGTGTAATAAGGAAGCATAGCCTCAACCACCTCTTTTCTTACAGGAGTTGTGGCGTTGTGGTCTAAATAAATTTTCTTCTTCATTAAAAGGCCTCTTTTAATAAATCCGAAATCCGAAGCACGAAATCCGAAAAAAACTACAAACAGAAATACTGCAATAATTAAAAGGAATTAAATTTTTTCTGTTTTGCCATTTTGCCTATTTAATATTTTTTCGAAATTCGGTATTCGAGATTCGAATTTGTCTTATCTTTCCTGTTATAAAAACTAAATTTATGTGAATATTAATGCTTTTTTGCTGCATTTGTCATAGAACTTTTGACAATACCAAAAAACTTCTGGAATTTCTCTATTTCCTCTTTGACGTTTGGTTTAGTTATTACAGAGGATATCGCGCATATTGCGTCCGCTCCGGCGCTTACAACTTCCGCTGCATTGGCCAGGTCTATGCCGCCTATAGCTACTACCGGGACGGGCATTTCTTTTTTTATTTTTTTTATGAGTTC
This Candidatus Liberimonas magnetica DNA region includes the following protein-coding sequences:
- the nifS gene encoding cysteine desulfurase NifS; this translates as MKKKIYLDHNATTPVRKEVVEAMLPYYTDIFGNASSVHMFGQEARKAVEDSREQIASFIGAAAEEVIFTSGGTESDNFAIKGTAYEKKNKGNHIITSSIEHPAVLNTCQYLGQNGFKITYLAVDKYGLVDPEDVKKAITKETVLITIMHANNEVGTILPVKEIGKIAKDNEITFHTDAVQSTGKIPINVNELNVDMLSMSGHKVYGPKGIGALFIRKGTRIEQFMHGGHHEFNKRAGTENVPGIAGFAKAVEVLSKDLEKENKKLSLLRDKLWNGLKNTIADISLNGHPTLRLPNTLDVSFNYIESESIILNLDLKGIAVSGGSACASGSTEPSHVLTAMGVEPTCAQGAVRFSLGKDNTGEDIDYVLEVLPPIVKKLRDMSPIHNK